In Temnothorax longispinosus isolate EJ_2023e chromosome 2, Tlon_JGU_v1, whole genome shotgun sequence, one DNA window encodes the following:
- the LOC139807921 gene encoding neurophysin 1-like: MLKQLVVLTSLIFLSYACLITNCPRGGKRGDVTSSLGTVARECPSCGPNHLGQCFGPHICCGPSIGCFVGTPETYRCRKESLYTRPCVAGYAMCRGNTARCASNGICCSQESCHVDTSCRISDIAGNDRKLDANLNVILPGNEVSSEMFQ, encoded by the exons ATGCTAAAGCAGCTCGTCGTTCTTACAAGTTTGATTTTTCTAAGTTATGCTTGTTTGATTACGAATTGTCCTCGTGGAGGAAAGAGGGGTGATGTCACGTCTTCTTTGGGAACTGTTGCACGGGAA TGTCCTTCGTGTGGTCCCAATCATCTAGGCCAATGCTTTGGGCCCCATATCTGCTGTGGCCCTAGTATCGGTTGCTTCGTAGGAACACCAGAAACATATCGATGCAGAAAGGAAAGTCTATATACAAGGCCCTGCGTCGCTGGATACGCGATGTGTCGTGGAAATACAGCAAGATGCGCTTCAAACGGGATTTGCTGCTCGCAAG AATCCTGTCACGTGGATACATCGTGCAGAATTTCCGATATTGCCGGCAACGACCGAAAACTCGATGCTAATTTGAATGTGATACTCCCAGGCAACGAAGTCTCTAGCGAAATGTTTCAATAA
- the LOC139807920 gene encoding rRNA N(6)-adenosine-methyltransferase ZCCHC4, translated as MNDTRGVEFVWENPIKHPQCPHGPTLLFERYVKDGVKRFYACSACRDRKLCRFYLEYEQELSKSQKRMWELENKKFTQRYVHRELYIRLNKLSTAPVAKRCYCHNCEKLMFNSEKDKHMGHEITENLTDYQMRHPSELLKPLENAKKEAQYLFSKKSTEDIINMLLKCGAKQILCIGAPRIHEYIIEHHADKMSSLLLDFDGRFHNFFGPLDYCWYNLFNHHFFNKDAVNVFKDFLTQNEGKDTYLICDPPFGGRLEPISYTIKTISDLHRTLNKHVHNDNFFLKIMFIFPYFMEHIMREKSNPSRVTGGLKELKMSDYKVDYDNHPLFISEKHGRKHGSPVRIFTNVPLNLLELPLLDGYKFCRDCEKWVSSENKHCKKCKECTSKDGQTYKHCDICKRCVKPTWEHCRICKRCMLEKHTCGPIPNIVGRCFNCDKSGHTRKECPNLLSTEITIETDIKKRKADSELKLKATLIKKSKVGHSKEVVKEKAVIVNKKENLKLKKNKNLKNKKLQRVK; from the exons ATGAACGACACACGTGGTGTAGAATTTGTGTGGGAAAATCCCATAAAACATCCGCAATGTCCTCATG GACCAACATTACTATTTGAAAGATATGTCAAGGATGGAGTAAAGAGATTTTACGCGTGTTCCGCTTGTCGTGACAGAAAATTATGCAGATTCTATTTAGAATATGAGCAGGAACTGTCAAAATCTCAAAAGCGTATGTGGGAGCTGGAAAATAAGAAGTTTACTCAGCGTTATGTTCATCGAGAACTATACATTCGTCTTAACAAACTCAGCACAGCACCTGTGGCAAAAAGATGTTATTGCCATAATTGTgagaaattaatgtttaattctgAAAAAGATAAGCACATGGGCCATGAGATTACAGAGAATTTAACTGATTATCAAATGCGTCATCCATCAGAGCTTTTAAAACCTTTAGAGAATGCGAAGAAGGAAgcgcaatatttattttctaagaaATCTAcagaagatataataaatatgcttTTGAAATGTGGAGCTAAGCAGATCCTTTGTATTGGCGCACCAAGAATACATGAATATATAATCGAACACCACGCAGATAAAATGTCTTCTCTCCTTTTAGACTTTGATGGAAGATTT CATAACTTTTTTGGACCGCTGGATTATTGCTGGTACAACCTTTTCaatcatcatttttttaacaaagatGCTGTTAACGTGTTCAAAGATTTTCTTACTCAAAATGAGGGAAAGGATACTTACTTAATATGCGACCCTCCGTTTGGTGGCCGTTTGGAACCCATATCGTACACGATAAAAACGATATCCGACCTGCACAgaacattaaataaacatgttcataatgataattttttcttgaaaattatgtttatatttccatattttatgGAGCATATAATGAGAGAAAAGAGCAATCCGTCACGTGTGACTGGTGGCTTGAAAGAATTGAAAATGTCTGATTATAAAGTGGATTATGATAATCATCCCTTATTTATATCAGAAAAGCATGGTAGAAAGCATGGTTCTCCAGTGAGAATTTTTACGAATGTACCGTTGAATCTACTAGAGCTTCCTTTATTGGATGGATATAAATTTTGTCGAGATTGTGAAAAGTGGGTTTCTAGTGAGAACAAACATTGCAAGAAGTGTAAAGAATGCACTTCCAAAGATGGTCAAACGTACAAACATTGTGATATATGCAAACGATGTGTAAAGCCTACTTGGGAACATTGTCGAATTTGCAAAAGATGTATGTTAGAGAAACATACGTGCGGTCCAATACCAAATATTGTAGGAAGATGTTTTAATTGTGATAAATCAG gtCATACTAGAAAAGAATGTCCTAATTTACTTTCTACTGAAATCACAATTGAGACAGATATAAAGAAACGTAAAGCAGACagtgaattaaaattaaaggcaactttaattaagaaaagcAAAGTTGGACATTCGAAGGAAGTTGTTAAAGAAAAAGCTGTCATAgttaataaaaaggaaaacttaaaactaaaaaagaataagaacttaaaaaataaaaaattgcaacgagtaaaataa